The Oryza brachyantha chromosome 7, ObraRS2, whole genome shotgun sequence genomic interval GCCTGTCAGGAAAACCTAATCCCCTCTCATCCCTCCTGACCTCCTCCTTTCCCCCTTCCTTCATCCATCCAGCTATCCATTCGTCGCCACCTCCAAGTCTGTCTCGCTTCCTCCGCTCGATGGCCTCCCACATCCACGTCGCGGCTGCCGTCGTGGTTGAGGGCGGGGCAGGAGACCAACCCTCAACGGGACGCACGGCCTCCACCTGCGCCCGTGTCTTCTCGGCGTGCTGCTCACCGTCGAGGGCCTCCCGCTCTCCTAGATATGGACGCAGACCTGGAGCCCACCTACCGCCCCACCAATCTGGTCCTCACGCTCGGTGCCGTCCGCGAGCACCCCTAACGGAGCCCCCCCCCCCGGAGTCGTGGCTGTTTGCtcggcgcgccgccgtcgacgcctgGTTCAACTGCCTCGCCGAGCTCCTCGTAAGCAACAGGGTGCGTGGACATCGGTCTAATCCCCTCCAGGTCTTCTTCATTCAAGTTTTCTCTTCTCATTTTTGTTTCGTCAAGTTTTGGTTAATCAAAAGGACGTTGTGCGGTGGGGCCTCGGGCAGCAAGAAGCGATTGGATGCAATGATCGAGCCTTCCTCCTTGTTCGCCCGTGCAGATTTGTTCTTCAATGTTATTTCCTTTGGATGCTGATTGATTTCTATATTGggggtatatttgcaaacggataataatttctgaataagacttttatatgtgtattgttaGCGAGTAAAACCaaggttgtaaaataaactttggtgaaaaaaccctaaaatcaactccaaatttaatgttgaaaatttaaaatttggcttataagtataagcataagcgaagcAATGGTGGTGATTAGGTTTAGCAAGAGGATGGGGATATTTACTATAGTTCGTCCTACCGTGTTTCTTCAGAACTCAACTTGATTAGTCTATGGTCATATTTGCCTGAGCCGGTTGAGCTTTCTTGTGCTGCTGCGTTGGAGAAGGTGTCGTGTTGATGGGTGGTGAGCTCAATTCTGATGTTTTGTCTATACTTCTCATGTTTTTTTCACCTAAGGTTTTGCTGCTACAAGGTGGGGAATTTGGTCTTACTACTACAGGGATGGGGAATTCGCTCAGTGGGATAGATGCACTTGATGGTGAGATAGATGCACTAAATATTTGTAGTAGCTTGACATGCGTGTAAGGTTTGGAAACTCTATTGATGTTAGCAGATCATGTTTGAAATATCAGATTCTTACCTGTCCAAACTCTACCTGGTAGGCCTACGAATTATGTTTTACTGAGAACTATTATTTTGAATGCATGATTCAGAAATTAGCAGTGACAGGTGATGGACCGATGTTGGAAGAAGCAGATGACCTGTTTATGTTATGTTTGtgattttgtaaattattgtTCATGCGCTATCTCTATTCAGAATTTGATGTGTCTTGACTATCCTGCATGCATATGTGTGGTTTGCGTTGGATAGCATTGTTAACAACACTCACAATATAAACTTGCAATTATCTCCTACCATACATTTCACTAACATTTCTTTAGCTTATCGATAGCACAACAGGCATATACTTCCTTTTCGTGATAAGATGTGTTCTATTGATGTGACATTCTATTGGAAACACTATTCTACGCAAAAAGAAATCAATCAAAGGGTCTCCATTTTCTAGTTACATATTTGACTTAAGTATCAGCAAAGATGATATTAGTCACCTTTTTCTGAGCTCTGTAATTCTACTTTAAAGGGCTGACAGGACCTTTGTTTTACATATGCCATTTCTGACATTTCTTTGATTGATTGTACGGAGATTCTTTTGTTATAGTCTATAGGtcttttgtttgttgttttatCATTCCAGAATATGTAGAAGACATGGATTATTTTCAGCGGCATCCAAATCCATCCTTGAAATGCACTTAAGTTCTTAAATAACGCATGGTAATGTACTTATGCTTTTTCTCCTGCAAATTTGCAGCTATCAAACGAACCAAGACCAGCCAAAGAACTGTGGCTGTATCTGTGAGATGAACTGGACATTTTATTCAATGTCTACGAGGATGTCAAGTGTTATGGGATACTACTTTCTCACTAAATTGTGCATAATCAATATTGTTCTTTTGGCACAcatctttttcttatattctGAACTAATTATATGTAGGATTATTTACAATAGTCTGAAGACTTTATTCGCTGCCTCTTGCTGGCAGGTGCATTGCCTTTGCTGATTTGTTATGTTTGCTAGTCAAAATACACACATTTGTGAAGTATGTAGCTGTGTTTACTGATCCAAATGTGAATCAGTTTGTCATAGGTCGGATTTAGTTACTCCTACATTTAATCATAGTTGTGTAGAACAGATCAATAGGTGTTCTAACACACACCAAACTGTCTGGCGAGGTCGTGTACAACCAAATTATTTAGACCATGTTTGTGACTCTGTGAATCAGTCAAGTCAGTCTAATTATTCAGCCTATGCTAATTTTCAGGAGAATTTGACGAGTCTTGAAGCTATCTCGAGCAACTCAGCTCATCGGAATTATGATACGGCGAGAAGGGTAGATGCTCTACATTCAGATTTGCAAAAGGTATTACTAGTATTTAATAATCTACTTTGATTGTCTTCTCTTGACATTGCTAGAAGTTGCACTCCATTTTTACTTTCTGGATGTAATTCAATCGTCTTCTCTTGAGGTTGCTAGAAGCTGAACTGCACTATTCCTTTCTACATGTAATTTATTTGAATATGTCGTATGATAgttgacttataattttctaaGTTAAAAACATCTCACTATAATATTCTCTTGTTTTCACAACATTTGTGGTTTAATTAGGATATGACATTTCAGAGTATTTGTTTACCGAGAAAACAAATATGTTGAGTCGTGTACGCAGCCTTATTAATATTGTGTAGGAAACCATAGgagataaaattttgatctttTAGTAGTAGCAACAACGCTGATTCAGGATGCATCATGAAGTTTAGGTTGCTTGCTTCATAACTTCTTGCAGCCCAAACCATGAGGGATAAATTAGTGAATTTTGGTGAGTAGCATTAAACCCAGTTAGCCGGGATGGCCATCCAAATTTCATTTAAGCAGGGGATGTACAATGTACAAGGGGGTGCCCTAGGGGCAGAAGTAAGAGAAAAGCCGTTTAAGAACAGCTAAGTGGCCCTTACTAGGTCCAAGCAGCACATTACAACCAGGGCGAGATGATCAGCCTATCCCCTCTGGAACTCTGAACAAATTAGCAGCTGTCCACACTGCCAATTCCTCCTTGATGCCACCGAACAATTGCAAGGGCGATATGCTAGCTTGCCTGAATATACGAGCATTGCGCTCCTTCCACACTTCCCAACACACCAGGATTTGCAAAGTATCAAAGTTTTTCCTGTAGCTTTTTCGAAAACATCTCGCTTTCAGCCAGCACTCGGCGATGTGCAGGCCTATCTCAGCTGGCAGAGGAAAGCTCACTCCTGCCCATCTCCTGACCGCCTCCCAGACCTGGTATGTGTAGGCACAGGTAACCATCAAATGTCGACAGTCCTCGCCGCACTGCACAAGGTGCCGATCGGCTGGCCTGGCCATCCTCGCTTCTGTAAGTTATCTGCCGTCAGACATTTCTCCTTGTGCATAAGCCACATGAAAAATTTGACCTTCGTGGGTGCCCTCGATTTCCAAAAGAGTTTGCCACCTGCGGAGGCTGTTTTTGCCACGAAGAAGAGCCTGTACGCTGAATCAGTTGTAAATTGCCCATTTTCGGTTAGCTTCCAGACTGTGGCATCCTCCACTCCCGGTAGTAAATGCACCTCAAGGAGACGATCCCATATCTGCAGGAACTCAACAATTGCTGCATTGGAGGGCGCTCCTTTGATGTCCTTTATCCATCGGTTGCCTTGCAGCCCTTGCTGCACTGTTATTCCTGCTCATTCCACATATGAAAACAACAACGGATACGTTTTGCTTAAGCTCCCCCCGGGCAGCCATTCCGCCTTCCAGAAGTTCGTTCTTTGCCCGTTCCCCAGAATCACTTTTGAGGCCGTGAAGAACAAGTCCTAGAGATCCTTTGGTTGCTCAAATGGGACCAAAGTCCATGGTTGGCCTAGTTGCTCCTGTCTCAGTGCTAACCACTTCAACCTCAGTGCCTTCCCAAAGTAATTCAGATCCTTTATCCCTAGCCCGCCAACCTCCGTTGGCATACATACCGTGCGCCAACCAACTAGGCAATGCCCTCCATTTACATCTTGTCCTTTCCACAGGAAACCTCTGCACTTTCTCTCAATTGTCTTGATGGCCCACTGCGGCGACTGGAGAACCGAAAGGTAGTGCACCGGAAGGGCTTGGAGGACCGATTTGATGAGATTCAGCCTGTCCCATGTAGATAGCAATTTCGGTTTCCACCCAGCCATCTTCTTTGAAAAACAATCAAAGAGTGGTTGAAGGTCACTTTTCGTTAATCCCCGCAAGGAGTGGGAGGCCCAAGTAAGTGATAGGGAACTACTCCACCCTGCAACCAAGAGCTGCCTGCAATTCCCCTATTTGCTCCTGAGTGCACCTAATGGCTGTGAGTGCACTTTTGGCCATGTTAACTTTGTGTCTGGAGTCTTGGCCGAAGAGCTTCAAAGTTGCACTTATTGCTGAAATATCAAGCTGTGTCGGTGGGAAGAAAATCACTATGTCGTCGGCATACAAAGAGGCATTTGGCACTTTCAACCTGTTGTCGATCTGGGATAGGATTTTCCTACTCCTTGCCAGGTCTAGGAGAGCGTGGAGCACATCCATGACAATCACAAAAAGGAGGGGTGACAAGTGATCACCTTGACGCAGGCCTCTCGCTGGCTTGAGTGGTTGGCATTCCTAGCCATTCAAACAGACCGTTCTTTGGGCGGTGGAAAAAAGCAGCGTGATCCAGGAAATCCACTTGGCACCGAACCCCCTAACCCTAAGAAGCTGAAGAAGAAAGGGCCAATTTACCGAGTCAGGCTCTCGTGATGTCTAGCTTCAGAAGCGCCATCGGTTTTTCCTTGCATGAAACCGTCGTGCCAGGTTTctgacaaacaaaaaattctcGTGAATTGATCTCCCCTTGATAAAGGCCGTCTGTGAGAAAGGAATCAGCTCATTCATCCTTCTTGATAATCTTGAGGCCATAATCTTGCTTGCCAACTTGGAGAAACTGTGGATCAGGCTTATTGGGCAGAAATCTTTGATCAACTTTGGTGAGTCTTTCTTCGGGAGGAGAACAATAGCTGCTGAGTTCAACCTGTGAAAGTTCTGTGAATTCCCGTCCCAAAATTTTGCAGAGCTGCCATTACTTTCGGCTTGATAGTGGACTAGCATGTTTGATAGAATCGGCCTGTGTACCCATCCGGCCCTGGCGCTTTGTCCGCCGACAATTCACTAATCACGTTCCAAGTCTCCCCATCGGTGAACGGAACCTCCAATTTAGCCAGATCAAGCGCTACCATGCGGAGCGATTGTAGATCAATGTGCCTCTCGGCCGGTTTCGAGGCCCCCATCACCTCTTGGAAGTAATCTCTGGTCAGCTTCAACATGGCATCCTGGGTGGCCGCCACATGGTCCTCATGCTCTAGGGACTGAACTGTCAGCTTTCTTCTACGAGCCCTCACCTTGAGATGAAAATAGGAGGTGTTGGTGTCCGCCTCCTTAAGATACCAAATCTTTGCCCTCTTTCTGGCTCTAATCCTCTGGCGCCGCCAAAGCCAGATTGCGCCCCTTTAGTAGGCCCCTCAGATTTCTTTCCAGCACTGTAAGAGGCCTCCTTTCTTGAGCAACATCCAGTCGCAGGATAAGCTCCGATGCTAACTGTACTTGAAATCTTAtcgaattgatttttttctgtcCCAGGACCTCAACACCTTAGCTAACCTGGCCATCTTGACGTAGAGAATCACAAAAGGGTCCTCGCTTTGTACCTGACGGCCCCAGCTTTGCTCAGCCACTTCCTGAAAATCTTCAAGCTTGCACCAAAAATTCTCAAACTTAAACCTTCTTGGCCTTGACTACAGAGTGCCGCAAGAAAGTAGCAACGGACAATGATCAGATACTGAAGAGCTGAGCGCCTGAAGATTGCAATTAGGGAACATTAGGTCCCAATCTGGTGTGACAAAAACCCTATCCAATTTCACCAAAATCGGCCTAGCCTGCTCATTACTCCGGGTGTACCGCCTGCCCAGAAGATGTAGCTCCAGTAATTCCAACTGGTTCACTCgtagagatttgcttcaaaTTGGCAGTAAGTGACCAGCACCCCACATGCAACAACACAACATTGTAGTCCCCATCCTTCCGAGCAAGGATAACACCCCCTCTGGTTCCAACAGCCAGAAGGTACACAAAATCAACAAAAGCCGGGCCACAAGTCTCCCTGATTACCGCTACATCCACAACCTCTAATTTAGACTCCTGTAGACACTACATCAACACGAGCATTCACTATTGCCTCCCTAACAGCCGCTCactttgataaattatttagaCCACACACTTCCCACACAAACATAGAAAAACTTGTCATGGGTACAGAAACAGGAAGCCACACCACTTTACCGCCCAGGTGATGCCCTGCCTATGCCGGCGACTCCAGAGCCTGGGTGGCCGAGGCAGCAAAAGGGACCTCGGCCGCTGACGCCAGCTCCAGGCCTAGCAGAGCAGCGAGGCCGGTGACGTGTTGCGAGGAGAGTGGCTCGTTGAAGAGATCGACATACTTGTTCACACCACCGCCTGGTTCGCCTCCTCTGCAATAAGCCCCATCTTCATCACCACCTTTTGCGCCTTCGAGATTAATGACGTCGAGCTCCACTGCCTTGCTGCTCGATCTGCGAGCCTCTGCGCGGTCTGAATCCCTCTAGGATGGCCGGCTTGCGTGGGATGGCCGGCTTGCGGCCACGCAGCTGCGGCATCGAGGCAGGAGGCCTCCGGCCAAGCAGGGAGGGCCGCGGCGAGTTTGAAACTTCAGAGATGAAGGCCTCCATCGGGCCTTGCTTGATCGCGTCCTAGCCCGCTGCCGCGCAATCGGCCCTGCTCCTGTGGTGAACATAAGTTAGAAGTGGCCCTGGTGACGGTCCAACAGCCGCTCCCGTAGGCGGTGGGGTGAGCGGCATGTTTGCCGCTTTAGGAGTGCCGTCCTAGGCCGCTTCTGGAGCGTCGTCCTAGGCCGCTCCAGCCGACTCCGCAATCAGCTAACTATGGATTGAAATGCCTAGAAGGCACTATTGATAGATTTAAGTGGCCACCACCcctattaatataataaatattagtTGTTAGTTAAAACACTTGTCAAGGAGTATAGATTGCAacctagaaaaataaaacttaaacTCCATTACTCCCCTACACCGTAGTCTACACCTCCTACCACTAGGAGGTTACCATTAGCACcaagaaaattttagtatgAATGCTAACAACAGCTGTACTATGCCACTATGGATAATAAACTCAAGTAACTTCAAAACCAACGtaggttttcttttgttaaacCAATAGGATAGTTGGAAACAATAGATGCAACCTGCACCTAGAATTAGGGTGAATATTGATTTTCTTAGCACccttaaataagatgaagctTAGAACTTAAAACATATCATGAACTACTATTGTGAGTTAGAGGTAGACTTTTCCCTCAAAAACCAAATCCTAAACCATTTATACCCTATACCATAAGCATGAACATCTCATATCATACATGTACATGGAATCATTGCATCGACATATTGCGCCATTTGAGGACGCATTGATCAATCTGAGAATTACACCATAACATGCAATCATCCATTTCACCCTGATGCGCATTGTTGTAGAGAGGTAGAGAATGGGGAAACACCACACAAGCAAGTCATGGTTGCACTACAATACCGGTGGTATTCAATTATTCATGATTGCAATGCACACACCGTTATATCATTGATGAGTTCATCGTTATTATCCATGCTATCTTAACATCCATGGCTGCACCATGAAACGGTTATATGCGTGTGTATGTTTTGGAAAATCTATTGATGTTAGCTGACCCTGTTTGACATCTCATATTCTCCATTCCAATCTACCCTGTAGTGCACCAATTGGTTTTACTCATTCTAAAACATCATTCTTCAAATCTGACGATGTACGGTCCTCTGTGATAATCCAATGGCTCGGATTGCATCACTGACTCTTACACATTGCCCGCCTGCATCCATTCCCTTCCCCTCACAAGCACGATCCGTTCAGCCCCAAACtttcttcctcccctctcaCACACCGTCACCTATATCTCTCAATCTACAAAAAACCATTATTTGAGGCGTTGCCATTGGGGACGGCCTGGTTTTGGCATCACCAGGTGTGCGTGGTGGTTTGTGAGCATGTAGTAGGTGTGCATTTCCTAGAGGATCTACTCGGGCTTGGAGACAACGATGTAGCACTGGCAGGGGATGTGGATGCTGGGGATGGCCTTGAAAGTGGTTGAAGGTAACGGGACTTTGATTCTTGCCTGCCATGTACTCAACAAAATGCTCAACAATGGTACGTGGCAACAATAAGCTTGATTCTTGCTTGCTGGATTTAGATATTGCTTGGCGGTAGCCAAATGCTTAACGAAATGCCCATCAATTGTGTGTGACAATAACTAGCCTGTCAGATCATAGTAATCTcagatatatatttgttgtttctgAAAATATATGCCCTGCTTGACCGCTTTCACTATAGGATGCAGGTTTGGCAAGCCATCAGTTGTGCATATTCTCCTCCATGCACAACATATGCAGTTTTCCTGCTGACCTTCTCTTCTATGAGTTTATCTCCAATACCAACATATGCAGGTGTGCTCAAAGCTCTCAATTGTGTATGAAAAGCGAACAGTCCCCATCCTCTATTGAAGTCCCAATTAAACTGTGAACAATTTGATTCTAGAATCATGCTTTCAGCACGAAAGTTTTATCGTCTTTTGTATTTTACAAAGTGTGGCACTCGTATATCAAGTTGCATGGTGTCTAGAGCTCAGATTTGGTTCATATAGTCAAAAATGGAATGGTGAGAACGATAGGTGGATGCACGTATGTtcagtatatatattcacGGATGTTGGAATGATTTTCTAGACAGGTTAGTGCAGTTTTGGTcctttggatttttttcctgGATTTATATAcgatatatgaaaatattgaattttggcttacGAAAAACTAAAGGTAAAATCAGTTCTTCTCTTTTGTTCAGTGTCTACAAAGGATTTTTCCTTCAAAGGGCTCTAGCAGGTTCTCAAGCTCAGTTATGCTTTCTGGAAACGAAAATACTGAACATCTGGTCTCGTATTGATCCTACTTTCTGACTCTGTGGGTCAAACTATTTTAGGTAATCATTGGCCTCACGATTTGTTTCAAGCATATTATCATCATGTTTCTTTACAAATGCtagatgtttttggaaaccAAGTGATCTGACTGtgaacttaaaatttttagggATAGAAAGAAAGAACTTGCTCGAAATTATGCAGCCTACTACCCATTTGGAGTTGATGTATACTTGTCATATTCAGTTTagacatttttctttcttatgaGTAGGGTGTTTAACTTCCCCCAAGTAATACTACATTAGTCGTCTCAGCTACCATTCATTCTTGTTAGTTGGCTACACGCTTATTCCATGATTTGTTGTTTCACAGGTCACAGTTGTTTTCTGTAAATCTTTGCGACTAACTAATGATAGTATGAAGAAGTTTGCTTCTGGGAGGATAACCAATTTGATTTCAACTGCCACAGAATCTCTTCAGGTGTGATTTTGTGTTATACGTTTAATCAATATCTCTAATAATTGCACCATATGATTCATTCCTCACACCAAATCAGGGTTGCACTGCAATATGGGTGGTATTCAAATTATTCATGGTTGCACTGCACAAATCGTTATATCATTGAATAGTTCATCGTTATTAACCATGCTGTCTTACCATCCATGGCTGGTCGATGAAATGGTTATACACAAGCCTTCCTCTGTCGCAGGTTGGGATTAGCCCTCCAATTACCAGTGCAATTAGCAGGCTGGGATTAGCAATCACGCTCGCAAGCCTTTCTCTGTCGCACAAACATGCTTCCCACATCGCACCCTGCTGGCATAACCGTGCTCCTCATGTCGCACCTCACTTTTGCTttcagttcaagattatgaaGCAGGTTGTCGACATAGTCTTGATCGCCTTCCTTGTTGTGGAATTGGTATTGGCTGGTTTGTGTAAGTGAtcattgttttgttctttcatTTCTTATTATAGAAACACCACCTTTCGTATTTGCTGGTTTTCTAGATATTTTTACAGAACTCGCTATTTCTCTTGAAACAAGTCATGGTTAGGAGTTTGCTAATGATGagataataagaaaaatactgAACATCTGGTCTTGTATTGATCCTACTACTTTCCGAGTCCGTGGGTCAAGCATATTATCATCATGTTTCTTTATAAATGCtggatgtttttggaaaccAAGTGATCTGACTgtgaactaaaaatttttagggaTAGAAAGAAACAACTCGCTTGAAATTATGCAGCGTACTACCCATTTGGAGTTAATGTATACTTGTCATATTGCAATGCAACAACCAATTttcattttcagtttttacagTCATTTAATACATATCTATACAACAGTCTCAACCATGGAATTTTTTGAGCAGGTGAACAAGGTTACAGGAGTAATTTAGAACAAATTCTGGAAGCTGCGTGTTGTGACCTCAACAAAATATCAGCATGCCTGGAACCTTGTGCAACAACTGGATATAAGCAGGTACTTATTTTTTTGGCCACTATTTTCTGGTGAGAagatatataaaagtcaagaTTGTTCTAATATTCTGATATTGCTTGATAAAGTGATTAACAGGTTGATTTATTATCCTTGCAGAAACATATGCTCAGATCATGGCATGTTTTTCAAATATCGATTTTTAGACTTTTGGGCTATATCATTTGAATTCGTACCAACTGTCTTATCACAAGTAGTTGCGATATCCTTAGAGAAGGCAAAGTGACAgcatgtttttcctttttctacaCTTTGATATGTTCAAAATTACTTCTTATGGGGATGtaaacattgtatttttttcctgctTGGTTTGGAGAGATCCCGACTGGTATAGGGGTGGGGGTTAGGTCTGAACTAGGATTTTGCAGGTTGGCCTTGCAAGGAGCTATATGATTGGGGGTTAAATCCTAGGGGGTTCTCGTAGATCTGAGTCATTCAACACCAGTTTGTGAGTGATTGATAGTCCTTTGGGTGAATTGGATGATTAGAGGGGCATAATTCTTGCTTACTGTCTACAGATCTTTGGCATGATGACGGGATAGGGGATATGACATCCACGtgaaattttctatgttttctaGGATTGAATTTTTGCTGTGATTATGCGAAAATATTCATGTTGTTGCTCCAAATTTGGCTCTAGGGTGGTCTGCTTGATACTTTGGTTATATCATGTTGTAggatagttatttttttgtgtgtttaaCACCTTATTTCTCCATAACCTGAGCAGCGAGTGTAATTACTATTGGGTGGTGCTTAATGCAGTTAGCAGCTTTAGTATCTTAGCTTGGAATGAAGTTTCGTGGTGCAATCAATGGTGCAAGATTACATGCTTGGTTTTGTTCTAGCACAACAGGGAGTTCTCTTGGTCTACTAACATTAAGTAGTTGATCTGTGTTTGTGTATTTATATTCCAAATTAACTATAATAGCTATCCGGGTCAGTTTGTTGAACGATTTTACCACCACAATCTTATCTTCTTTGTTTTGCTttcagttcaagattacgaaGCAGGTTGTTGACATAATCTTGATCGCCTTCCTTGTTGCGGAATTGGTATTGGCTGGTTTGTGTAAGTGAtcattgttttgttgtttcattTCTTATTGTAGAGACACCACCTTTCGTATTTGCtggttttctagattttttaaagaaactcgTTATTTCTCTTGAATCATGTCCTGGTTAGTAGTTTGCTAATGATGAAATGATACGAAAATTTGGTTACTTGTGTACTACTTTTTTGGTCCTGAGGCTTGCTTGTGATTTACTGGTGCTGGTAGCAGCAGTGATTCTGTTACCAACTGCAGGTCCAAAATTACTTGGTAATGTTTGGATCATACAATTTATAGCATAAC includes:
- the LOC102713042 gene encoding uncharacterized protein LOC102713042 isoform X4 — protein: MLYIQICKSYQTNQDQPKNCGCICEMNWTFYSMSTRMSSVMGYYFLTKLCIINIVLLAHIFFLYSELIICRIIYNSLKTLFAASCWQENLTSLEAISSNSAHRNYDTARRVDALHSDLQKFKIMKQVVDIVLIAFLVVELVLAGLCEQGYRSNLEQILEAACCDLNKISACLEPCATTGYKQLAALVS
- the LOC102713042 gene encoding uncharacterized protein LOC102713042 isoform X2, with the protein product MLYIQICKSYQTNQDQPKNCGCICEMNWTFYSMSTRMSSVMGYYFLTKLCIINIVLLAHIFFLYSELIICRIIYNSLKTLFAASCWQENLTSLEAISSNSAHRNYDTARRVDALHSDLQKFKIMKQVVDIVLIAFLVVELVLAGLCEQGYRSNLEQILEAACCDLNKISACLEPCATTGYKQFKITKQVVDIILIAFLVAELVLAGLCLKISAFCWNQIIMLLGFELWAEK
- the LOC102713042 gene encoding uncharacterized protein LOC102713042 isoform X3, coding for MLYIQICKSYQTNQDQPKNCGCICEMNWTFYSMSTRMSSVMGYYFLTKLCIINIVLLAHIFFLYSELIICRIIYNSLKTLFAASCWQENLTSLEAISSNSAHRNYDTARRVDALHSDLQKFKIMKQVVDIVLIAFLVVELVLAGLCEQGYRSNLEQILEAACCDLNKISACLEPCATTGYKQKHMLRSWHVFQISIFRLLGYII